The Oryza sativa Japonica Group chromosome 11, ASM3414082v1 DNA window TAGATCATATCTCTAGTTGTTTTTAATTTCTCGTATGAATAGATGTATTTGTCCGGCTGTTGTGCTGGctcttctcttgtttgtttCCGGCCACAAAGATCAGTACCACGACCACTGACGCTTGCATGCGTCACCTACGGCGAGACTCGGTGCCCGCATGCACCGCGTAATTTAAATAGCACATGTGACAACATGTTTGCTTGCCATTGTCTATGAAGGCTATGGATTATGCCATCGGCAAGAAATAAAATAGTTGTTGAAAAGTTCTACACGAAGTCGTTGATGCTGTTGTGCATGAATCCAATGGCTTATCTCGCCACCTGAACAGAACCACCGCATCCACTTACATGTGAGTGCGCTAGAGGCCATCATTAGACTTGCTGAAGCCGCTTGCAGTCCTTCACCGCCTGTACGCGGGTGAATCAAAGCCTCCAGCAAGTAGTTAACTGTGGTCGTTATGCATTCGATGCCTGTACGCACCGTTATCCGCTACTGATCATGCCGAATATGGGCTACTAGCTTTATCCTATTGATTCGCCATCCGAAACGCCGACTCGACGGTCCTTCAAGTCCAACCGCACCTGCTATCGACGGCCGACGCCAGGAGCGACGCCGAGGCACTCACGCTCGcatcccctcgccgccggtacACACGGCATGCCTCCCGCACTACCGCACGCGGCCGAGACGAGGGTCGAAGCCACCGTGAGCGCCCGTCGCCAATAGCCATCCGCTATGCTGGCCTGTATGTCGAGTCGAGTTTCGTCAACACGTAACATGCAGCTATGATTGTCGGACGCCGGTCACGGCTTGATGCCAACTAATGCCGGTGTTGGTGCTACTAGATGTTGGACCACCGCTCTACCTCTAACCATGGCAACTTGCCATAGTCGTCCATCTCTACCGAGGGCTCACTAGCACGTTTGCCATTGGTTCCATCCGTCGTCTCCATTGAAGAATGGCAATTGGATCATACCTCACCCACTTCTTGTGGGAAAAGGTCGTAATAGCCTATTGGGCAACATATGAGATGGGCTGGCCAGGTTTTCAAGCTAGCTAGTATAAGGAGGTGGGCCAAGTAGAAATTGGCCTATTAAAAGGAGTCGGGTACGAACCGTGATTTTGGTCCGAAAACGGCATTTTATTTCAAAAGTCTTTGGTTTCCAAGGCATTATGCGGAACTCAGAAATTATGCGGAAAAGTCCTATGGGACATTAGAAACTACGGGTAATATACATTCACCATTTATACTTTGAAACTTCATGAATTGGGTTTACGCCAAATAGAGAAGAATTAAGGATTTATACCTTAGTCCTGTATTTCTAAGTATTTGCTTTAACTATTTAGTTAGTTTCTTGAATAACCATAATCAATCctagaaacattgtttttaggCAAAAGAGCTTCCATGAACTTGTGAAACCTTTGTTTTAGCACCCCTTTTGGAAGCATCATATTTTATGGTTTATCTCCTGACAATTGTTTGTTTGGGGTAATTGATTGTTCTGTGGGTTAGTAGTTATGTAAATTACACGTACCTTTGAATAGCAGAAAATCATGTTAATTGCTAGGATTGTAATAAAAGATGTGTATAGAAAACCATTCTTTACTATTTTGTACTCGTTTTGTGCACTTTATTTACTGGAAGTAAACCGGTAGAAAGTTGCATAAAAGGACATCATGTAAGTAGTTGCATGTAGCAAATATATTTATTAGGCAAATGAGTAATAGAATTATTCATATATCTTCTCTTTGTCTAATTGTCACCACATTTGTAGAAGGCACAATTATATATTCTCAGTATAGAATAAATGTATACACTCATCATGAAGAGAGTATATTATTGTCTTAGAGATATTTATTAGTGCATGACTATCATAGAAGATAAGCTACAACTAATTTATATTAATTGTGGCCAAGTAGATACAATGTCATCGAATTTGTGAATATCTTGACGAGAAGTCTATATGCCAATTGCACCAAAATTATCTATCAAAAGACTATGTACCTATGCAGTGTCTATAGTTAATTTGATTGATAATATTATGTCCATCTTCCACGTATAAATGACTTTACAAATGAAGTATTGTTTTTATGAATGTATGTAAattattttgagtaaattgGTCATTTGCATTTGAAGCAATTTTGGCCTAGATGCAACATGTTTAGTTGTTAGAATTGATACACAAGAAGTTGTATTACTGTCAACATATGCATTTGCACGCACATATATGACTTATACTATTAATATGTTCATGAAGAACATGCATACTCAATTTGTGGAAGGAAAGGAATTTGGTGTATTTGAATTTGATGTTCAACTCAGGGGGAGACGAATAGTAATGACAGTAATCTTGTATTCGTTCTTTTGAGATAATATTTTACAATACatgagttacattatagtttagattaagtttgatataaagAACATGGTTAAGCTCATGTAGAGCATCTTTATCTTTTGCTTTAGGCATAGAAGCTTTTGCATTAGattattgtatatatatttttatgtaggtcATCTCACCTTACCTATATTGCCTTTTTTTTACATGCAGTAATTCTTTAACCTTTTGTGGAATAAAATTATGAATTGTATGTCTAACATTGAATGTAAATATTTGTCTTGCCTATTATTTGAAGTATTTTTTGCGAATGTATTCTTATTATCCACTAAGCCTCAATCAACCATGTAGGTTGATAGTTCTAAGTGCATTGACAAAGGCATACATGTAAAGTTGTTTACTTATGCACATGAACAATTAGAATATTTATGTTTAAGCATTGAAGCTTAAATATATCCACCTGCAACCACattatttctttttagaaaagtTATACCATGGAGTTACAACAAATATGTGGGTTTCACGACAACTATTTTGTAAGTTTTCTTATGATTGGCGTGAAAAGGGGGAGGAATATGTGTATTTTGCAAATTAATTTCAGAATATTTGCAATAAAGAAGTATAAGAAATTGTGGATATGTGGCAGGCAAATTGGTGTGTTATAGGTCAAATGCTAAAAGAAAAAGTAGCCCAAACTATTAGCGAATCTTATTTGGGATAATTATGAATTATTGTCACATAACGAAGTGTGTTATTTATTGGCCATTGAAAGTTGCATATTCATCAAGGAAGTATGAAATTGCGTATAGCTATTTGAAAGCTATTGGTTTACTTGTAGTAAACAATATCCTAAATAATTAATGACCTTTTGGATTCGAATGATTCTGAATGATCAAATGACACCACATTTACTTTGGCGTAATGAATAAAAGTTAGACATGTCACCCAATTAATTTATTGGCATATTCAAGAAGAATAAATATTCTCGTAGAATAATGTTTGGGTGATTTGAAAGGTTCCATGATGGTTAAACTATGTTCATAGATTAATGTTTTAGTGTTATAGTTATGTTCTTGAAGACATCATGAAGTTATATAATACTAACACATCCATCTTATGATCATATCTATGTTGCATAAATATAAACATGAAGTTTATTGATCCAACATAATTCAAGAATTGAATATAGTATGAGTAATTGGATCAAGTcttaggcaaataaaaaaaGGCTAGAAAATAGAGTAATTTTGTCGACTAATGGAGATTTGTTTGGGCTTCATTGTCGCAGAATAATAACCCTATATGAATTGGGATAACCTACAGTATTAGGGATGTGCAATTTTTCATGCCATTGCATTAATTTTTATGTTAGCTCACTGCATCTAATATCTTTACCCCCTTTATTTTGTATAAGTGCGTGTTCAATGAATGAACATTTCCCTCATATATCACCATCACAGCATACATATATGGGCCTCCACATGAAGTTGGGGATACAAATGGACTGAATTCCATTAATCCAGTGCTTATGATAGGGGATTTTTGTGATATGCTATTAGATAAAGATCGAATATCGGCATCAGGGGGAGAACAGCCCATGTGTTAAAGATGCCTTATATTTTCAAGAATAAAAAGATCTTTATAAGTAAGAATAACGCACAAGTCAAACTAAACTAGAAGGTTTAGTTTATTCTCCTGTAAGCCAGAAGCGGGAGCTTGCCAGATAATTATGAATTAAAGGAGTAATCAGAAGTTATGTTTACTTGTAGTAAACTTTGTGCTAACAGTGGTATACTCCGGGTTTTGAATAGTATATCCACAAATGCAGAGTGACATGTTAGTCAATGTTCTAAAATCTACGGGGACGCTTGCGGATTCTAAGATCTAACGACTATTGTCAATGTACCCATTAATAACTCCTTACAACTCTTGTAGAGTAATCATCATGAAGGTGAATTGACTCATGAAGAGGTTCATCATGAAGATGAAAACCCAGAATTAAAGTGCGCACATCTATCTAATTCTAGGATGCGGAACAACCATGCATCTTATGTTTGGGAAATGACTAAGATATGGTTTATAATGAATTGACCTCACGGAATGAGTTTGTGGCGAAAAGAATAGTTGTCAACAACATCGCCTCTATGATTGCTAATATTTCTCTAATGAGAATCCGGATCCGGAACCAAAGTCCATGGCAGAGTTACATAGTAGAACTCATATCGGGTCTATTGAAGAAAGCAATAAGATTGAACCATAGTCGCTAAATAAGTCTATGTGAACATGGAAGTTCAGACTTAATAGGAACTGAAGTGGTGAAAAGCGACGGTTCATTTGGTCATGGAAAAGACTGATATTCTCCTACTATGAATGTATTAAATTCCGATATATATATCACTGGCAAAAGGCATGAATGAATAAATGATATGTTGTTTATGGGTTTTGAAAATCCATGTGAAGTTTTCACTAGAaagaaaacaatttcgcaaCATATATGTAAATCTCATACTAATTAGTGTCATGAAGCACACTATATTCTCATGAAGAGAATTGCAAGACTCGTAGAAGAGTTTATGATGACTCACGAAGAGTTTTTCTCTTAGAAGTGATAATATTTCTCATAGTAGAGAAAATGACTTCCGGAAGAATAAGTTGATCCCTGTAGGACTACGCTAATGTATGAATTACTGGTTAATCTCCATATAACACCAATAACTCATATTCCCATGAAGTGGACAGACCCGTTCAAACGAATGAATTGGAAAATCACATCCACTAGCATGCAAGTGGATCGGTAGTTTTCTACATACTATGAAGGTGTAAGAATTTTTATATCATGAAGATATACTTATTGATGGTATTTGGCAATCTTATTAATTCCCCTAATGCCAAAATATAGACCAGTTTATGTCACTCTAAGTGGTTTAAGCTAATTGTTGAAGATTAGTGAAAGGATCAAATTGGTAATGATTGATAAATCCACTAAGAGAAAGTTGCATAATATTTAACCTCTTGTATTAAGCTAATTATTTTATACATACCGCATATGTGTATCGTTGCAACTTATTTTCCCATAGTCCTCCGTAAGGATAAAACTTTGTTTGTATTGCACATTGGAATAAGTGGTTATAAATATTGCTCCTATACGTTGATTTATTTCTCATGTTCATAGTAGAACTTATGAAATAAGTAAATGAAAGATTAAACATTGTGGTAATTTCATTATCATTGTTTTACACATTAATAAAAATGTGGTTATGACATTGGAACATGGAAGTTTCAACGGATGTCTTATTGAGGGGGAGCATATATGCTGAACATTGATTATCATACTTAAGACTTGGAAGTCCTATATTTGATTTACTAAGaattaatcaaattaatcatTGTTTTGATAATTTACCTTGAAGGTTACTACCGCTATCCGCTATATTGTTGTGTTAATCCAAGCTGATTAATATAATAAAGCATATAGATCATTAGCTATTTATGAAGAATAGTCGATCTTAAAAATTATGTGATCAAGAAGATCGTGTGTTGTACTCCTTTTCCCTTAGTGAGTTTTTACTTGAATATTTCTCACGcaaggtttttaacgaggcaacaAGTGCAATATAACTAGCGTGTACGGTGTACTCTTTTCTCCTATCCTTTTCTCCCACTGGGTTTTTGGATGGAGTTTTTAACGAGACATGTGTATAGCGCGGTATTCGTCCAAGGGGGAGTGTTATGAAACTATTATCTCCTGCCAGAGATAAATATAGGCTCATACCAAATATATGGAAACGTATCCTAATAGTACTCTTCctattatgaatatatatactGAGAGAGAGGGCTTAAGAGGTGGGTTGATGTATCCGCATATGGTTAAAGCAATAAAGCCGTGATGCCCCTCCCTATATCCGTATTCATCTACTATATGATTGTGTGTATGAGATCGTCGTATTCTACTCCGGATCAGCGAATAGGCCACTAGTTGTTCAACAgtattctaattattttaaacgcGCAATTCATCATGGACATATTTTGCCTTCTGTTGCAAACTTGGGCCCTGTCCACGAGTTTGGGCTGTTATCCAGGCTGCCACCTCCTTCTGGACTTTGTCTCCTGGAAGCGACCGAGCCTCAAACTTCTCTGGGCCTGCACAATGCGCATGCATGAATACCCTCCAAGTGTTTCGTATCTAGCTATGGTCATATTTCGTTTTGTTCCTTTTGTCAATTCGATCACCCCCAACAATTTTACAACGATGTACAAGTAGAAGAAGCAAACCAAGCGTCTGCAATCTTGCGTGGCTAGCAGCAGCGGCGGAAGCAACTGCAGGAACAGCAAGAGGAAGGGCTTGGAAGCTTGAACGCGCAGCACTTGGGAAACCTGCACTTCGGCAGCTTGATCTTCCACGAGCAGCACCTGCGGCGGTTCCCGTGGCCACCCCTCTCCGAGCGGACGAGCTTCTTCAGCTCGGCCTTGGTCTTACGCAGACGGGCCCCGTATTCCTTCTTCCACGTCCCGAACTGCCGCTTCAGCTTCTTGAGCTCGTCGACCGACTTGGCAGTCGGCGGTCCCGCTTCGGTCACCGCACGCGCGCGGTGCTCGAACGCCTCGCTCTCCTGCCGGAGCTCCGTGGCCAAGCGGCTCACGGCATCGGTTTTCCTTTCGTCGACGACTGCAGCAACGTTCGATTCGCGGCCACGAGCCTGTTGCCGCGTCACCGATGCTTCCTCCTCTCGCCACCCTGACGACTGAGCAGGAGCACCACTAGTGCCTGATAGTTCCTGCCTGTGGTGCGTCCTTGTCGTCGATTCACCGGTTCTTCCAGCGTTGTTCTGAGCGATCTGCAATACCCAGGCAAAAGAAGACAATCCGTCAACCTCGATTTTGCACTCAGAAATCAGAATTCGCATTGCATTGGAAAATCAAAGGCAAAGCAAAGTGACCCCGAAAAATGCTGGCTTTCATTTCATTCACTCACCTGCATCGTGGTGATCTGTTTCCGCAGCTCCTCCTCCACGGATTTCATCCTCGCCTCGCATTCCGAGAGCCGGGATTCGTAGTGCTCAACCTGTTGCCTCAGCGCGGCTATCTCCTCATCTTTCTGCCTCACCACGTCGTCCTTCTGCTTTACCGCCTCTTCCGCCACCGTGGCCCTTCTTTCCAGCACCGAATTGACCGCAAGTTTCTCGTCCACTTCCTAACAATTGATTATATATCGTCCAATGCAATGTAACATGGCATGAAATAATGCGGATCTGGTGAAGTGTGGTACCAGCATAGGCGGTAACGATGGTGACCGGTGAACCCAAGGGGGAGGGGAACCAGGCCTCTGCAGAGATGGCGGCCTGCCCCTCACCGTGGGGCGTGTGGGCAGCGCTGGAGGCGCCTCCTCCTTGGGCTTTTCCTCCGGCTTTCCTACTCCTCTCTGCATGAGCGCATCCAGCATCACCTCCATGGAGCTCAGCGCTGAAGACAGCGTCGACGATGTCATCGCTTGCCACGAGCTCAAGCCCTCAACGCCAAGGAGACGTTACGCCGATGCGCGCGCCTCCTGCGTGCATGTAATCCAGCTTCATTTGTCCATGAAATTTGATGGAGTCAGGGTTGAAATTTGATGTAGTCAGggtggaggagaaggggaggccCGAAGAACAACAGGCAGGCGAAATCATGTGGTGGCGAGGCGTTGCCCAACGGCCTCGCCGacgctgcctgcctgcctgttCCTAGGTTCGTTGCTTGGCTTCCTGGCGGCAACATCTCTCCGGTTAATGTGCCCGTATTGGCGTGGCCCGGGTTGTCTGCTGTGTGGATAGTAACTGCATGCCGGTTGGCTACACATGTTGCCAGTTGCAAATATAGGCAatttaaactgctaaatataGCTATGTATGTCTACATGAGGATGAGAGCTTCGCagtccactggtggagaaaccttctttagtcccggttcataaccttctgtagtcccggttttaccaatccgggactaaagatcgctatatTTAGTcctgggtgaaataaccgggactaaagatgggtcaGCCatgtggccggctgagccatctttattCCCGTTTAGTGTCTAAAAATCgagttacttttttttatttgcatggccctgttgctgcatggttatatatatatatatatatatatatatatatatatatatatatatatacatatgtatatatatatatatatgctccctATTTGGTTGCATGACACGTATGCCATTGTGGTTAGGAATCAATGAAGCATTGTGATCCTAAATTGGTTATAAATGCAGCCACTCAGTTCAAATCTATAAAGGGAATAGATGGTGGAGGTAGTAACCTGTTGCTACATCTTTTCACCCATACAGGAACTATAGCCATGTCTTTTCACTATGTCTCCACACCGTACtctaaagagagagagaaagagataaaGTGATTCCTTTTTAATTGATTCCCTAACATCATTCACATTGATTCACATGCGAGCCTATTACTTGCTATGTAAACTGtgattagatttatttttttaactaatctAAGCAGCTTATATGTTCAGAATTTGATCTATATCTAGTTTTTTTTACATTCTATATCAAGATTAATCTGCACTCACCACCCAAAAattgatgtttttagaaaatgaCATTTCAAAAATGTCATTTTGCAACTTtttttgacaagtcgacaagcacgatcgcaacacctaaacgccttgcggtgatatggaatcgccaaccacctcgatctagccaaagggccaaatcaagatgggttttgcaaatagaaaagctaaaccggctagcgtagccgatttagagatcaaaatcagcctctaggccgatttagatcgatacgaggataactacccgtctcgcgggcaaaacggaaggttttcaggacaaatctacaaagaggtgtcgcactctcgcagcggcggcggacggtttacggcgcaaaccgacaaagatggactaaaactagggtaaaatagaaaacatagtaaaagaacgattcaagtagattgtattcgggggttttacaatgaaccggcattgtcccttaaataggggttggtcttgccctctacaggcccttctccacgtccaactcgagatagaaaccaaaggaaacacgaaacatgccttcccaagcaaggaaacccgagacccgacgaaaacagactcggactcagatcctgacggtctgaccgcccacatacctgcggtcagaccggcccaacTAGCCGGTCAGACAGCCCACACACCTATGGTCGGACCAGCCCTATGaaggaaacccgtcactttccaaactttggcaattttcccct harbors:
- the LOC4350375 gene encoding myosin-3, which translates into the protein MTSSTLSSALSSMEVMLDALMQRGVGKPEEKPKEEAPPALPTRPTVRGRPPSLQRPGSPPPWVHRSPSLPPMLEVDEKLAVNSVLERRATVAEEAVKQKDDVVRQKDEEIAALRQQVEHYESRLSECEARMKSVEEELRKQITTMQIAQNNAGRTGESTTRTHHRQELSGTSGAPAQSSGWREEEASVTRQQARGRESNVAAVVDERKTDAVSRLATELRQESEAFEHRARAVTEAGPPTAKSVDELKKLKRQFGTWKKEYGARLRKTKAELKKLVRSERGGHGNRRRCCSWKIKLPKCRFPKCCAFKLPSPSSCCSCSCFRRCC